A genome region from Hymenobacter tibetensis includes the following:
- a CDS encoding dihydrofolate reductase encodes MVAFVVATADNGVIGRDNQLIWHLPTDLKHFKQLTQGHPVVMGRRTYESIGRPLPNRTNIVVTRQPDWQAEGCEVVHSVPEALERASQLDEQVFVIGGAEIYRQALPAADVVYLTEVHHAFEGDVTFPELDRAVWREENRQRHDPDEKHAYSFSFVTLRRR; translated from the coding sequence ATGGTAGCTTTTGTAGTAGCCACCGCCGATAATGGCGTCATCGGGCGTGATAACCAGCTTATCTGGCACCTACCAACCGACTTGAAACACTTCAAGCAACTCACCCAGGGGCATCCGGTGGTAATGGGGCGGCGCACGTATGAAAGCATCGGCCGGCCCCTGCCCAACCGCACCAACATTGTTGTAACGCGGCAGCCCGACTGGCAAGCAGAAGGGTGTGAGGTTGTGCACTCGGTACCGGAAGCGCTGGAGCGCGCCAGCCAGCTCGACGAGCAGGTATTTGTTATTGGAGGAGCTGAAATCTATCGGCAAGCCTTACCCGCGGCCGACGTGGTGTACTTAACTGAAGTACACCACGCTTTCGAGGGCGACGTCACGTTTCCAGAACTAGACCGTGCGGTGTGGCGAGAGGAGAATCGCCAACGACACGACCCAGACGAAAAACACGCCTATTCTTTCAGTTTCGTAACTCTGCGCCGACGTTAA
- a CDS encoding ferredoxin--NADP reductase — protein sequence MSTPYLSLNVVEITKETDDAVTLHLEHPNRQPLASKAGQFLTLILPCGPGGKKERRAYSLSSTPSEAPRLSVTVKRVTGGLVSNYLLDTVRVGQQLEVMAPLGNFVLETNPRSARSLVLVGAGSGITPLMSMLKAVLREEPQSQVLLVYGNRNEQSVIFREQLRRLESQYASRLQVEHVYSQPTGPTAAHQHVGRLNRTTLLRILEQRHQFPAAQAEYFLCGPEGMMVEAKAALDLLGVPDSRVRRESFVAAAETQETAAAQLNGHGDVSVDEDDGQIKTRTVTVNYEGSEYQFEVTPAQTILEAALDQDIDLPYSCQAGLCTACRGKCLTGKVHLDEREGLSDSEMKQGYVLVCVAHPLTSDVTIEID from the coding sequence ATGAGCACACCGTACCTTTCACTGAACGTCGTCGAAATCACCAAGGAAACTGATGATGCTGTTACCCTTCACCTCGAACACCCCAACCGCCAGCCACTAGCTAGTAAGGCGGGGCAGTTTTTGACTTTGATTCTGCCTTGCGGTCCTGGTGGTAAAAAAGAACGTCGGGCGTATTCGCTCAGCAGCACGCCGAGCGAAGCCCCTCGTTTGTCGGTGACGGTGAAACGGGTAACGGGCGGGCTTGTCAGCAACTATCTGCTCGACACGGTACGCGTGGGCCAGCAACTGGAGGTAATGGCGCCGCTTGGCAATTTTGTGCTGGAAACCAATCCGAGGTCGGCCCGCTCGTTGGTGCTGGTAGGCGCCGGTTCGGGCATCACCCCGCTGATGAGCATGCTGAAAGCCGTGTTGCGTGAGGAGCCACAGAGCCAGGTACTACTCGTGTATGGCAACCGCAACGAGCAATCGGTTATTTTCCGGGAGCAGTTGCGGCGGCTGGAAAGCCAGTATGCGAGCCGCTTACAGGTCGAGCACGTGTACAGCCAGCCTACGGGCCCAACAGCAGCTCACCAGCACGTTGGCCGCTTGAACCGCACCACGCTGCTGCGTATTTTAGAGCAGCGCCATCAGTTTCCGGCCGCGCAGGCCGAGTATTTCCTCTGCGGCCCCGAAGGCATGATGGTGGAAGCGAAAGCCGCGCTGGACCTGCTAGGCGTACCCGACAGCCGCGTCCGCCGCGAAAGTTTCGTGGCCGCTGCCGAAACCCAGGAAACAGCCGCCGCGCAGCTCAACGGCCACGGCGACGTATCAGTGGATGAGGACGACGGCCAGATAAAAACCCGCACCGTGACTGTCAACTATGAAGGCTCGGAATACCAGTTTGAAGTAACGCCCGCCCAAACCATATTGGAGGCCGCCCTCGATCAGGATATCGACTTGCCGTATTCCTGCCAAGCGGGTCTCTGCACGGCATGCCGAGGCAAATGCCTCACGGGCAAGGTGCACCTCGACGAGCGGGAGGGCCTCTCCGATTCGGAAATGAAACAAGGGTATGTGCTGGTATGTGTAGCCCATCCGCTCACCAGCGATGTTACAATTGAAATAGACTAG
- a CDS encoding ABC transporter permease, with protein sequence MTKIAIISIALGLAVMIVSFSILEGFRNEIQSKIFSFGAHLTVSKYDTNNSIEIEPISGPALVQDLNRFPQVKSAQPFARKTAIIKTQDEVLGVVLKGISEVGSRSPMRQNLVAGNFINFPDSASNDVLLSRKVADKLRLKVGDRVLFYFIQNPPRVRPFRVSGIYQTGLDEFDEVYVIGDLRQIRELNAWPDSLVGGVEVVLKDFNRLDPVAEDMYENLRYDLKLDKITDQYAQLFDWLQLLNRNVVIFLLLIIFVATFNMVATIFIMILERTNMIGILKAVGATDRQIRSMFFYRGLSLTVRGMLFGNLVGLGFCALQYYTHLIPLDPENYYMDRVPVFWDPAIIVLLNVATFATSLLAVLIPTYLISRIKPVAAIKFD encoded by the coding sequence GTGACAAAGATAGCCATCATCAGCATTGCCCTCGGGCTGGCGGTGATGATCGTGTCCTTTTCCATCCTTGAAGGCTTCCGCAACGAGATACAAAGCAAAATCTTCTCGTTTGGGGCTCACCTCACGGTTAGTAAGTACGACACCAACAACTCCATCGAGATTGAGCCCATTAGCGGGCCCGCGCTGGTGCAAGACCTGAACCGGTTTCCCCAGGTGAAGTCGGCCCAGCCGTTTGCTCGCAAGACGGCCATTATCAAAACCCAGGACGAAGTGCTGGGAGTGGTGCTCAAGGGTATTTCGGAAGTGGGCAGCCGCTCCCCGATGCGCCAGAACTTGGTGGCGGGCAACTTCATCAACTTCCCCGATTCGGCCTCCAATGACGTGTTGCTTTCGCGAAAGGTGGCCGACAAGCTACGGCTTAAGGTAGGAGACCGGGTCTTGTTTTATTTCATCCAAAACCCGCCCCGAGTTCGGCCATTCCGGGTCAGCGGCATCTACCAAACGGGCCTCGACGAGTTCGACGAGGTATACGTTATAGGGGATTTGCGACAAATTCGGGAGTTGAATGCCTGGCCCGACTCACTGGTGGGTGGGGTGGAAGTGGTACTCAAAGATTTCAACCGCCTCGACCCGGTGGCGGAGGATATGTACGAGAATCTGCGCTACGACCTTAAGCTCGACAAGATTACCGACCAGTACGCCCAGCTTTTCGATTGGCTGCAACTGCTTAACCGCAACGTGGTTATCTTCCTGCTGCTGATCATTTTCGTGGCCACGTTCAACATGGTTGCTACCATTTTCATCATGATTTTGGAGCGCACCAACATGATTGGTATCCTGAAAGCCGTGGGGGCCACCGACCGACAAATCCGAAGTATGTTCTTCTATCGAGGCTTGAGCTTAACGGTGCGCGGCATGTTGTTCGGCAACCTGGTGGGGTTGGGCTTCTGCGCCTTGCAGTACTACACCCACCTCATCCCCCTCGACCCCGAGAACTACTACATGGACCGGGTGCCCGTTTTCTGGGACCCTGCCATCATTGTGCTGCTCAACGTGGCCACCTTCGCCACTTCTTTGCTGGCCGTCCTGATTCCAACCTACCTCATTTCGCGCATTAAGCCGGTGGCTGCCATCAAGTTCGACTAA
- the fmt gene encoding methionyl-tRNA formyltransferase — protein MINPVSPLRIVFMGTPEFAVPTLESLLSWDECQVVAVVTAPDKPAGRGRQLAESAVKQAAVKHGLPVLQPTNLKSLEFQDELRSYAADLQVVVAFRMLPEAVWNMPPRGSINIHASLLPQYRGAAPINWALIHGETKTGVTSFFLRHEIDTGDLIFQDAVPITPDDDFGTLYEKLKTTGAALALRTVQAIATGTAPSLPQMESATLRSAPKIQKETGRLDFTQPATTLANLVRGLSPIPTAFTQLPDNRTLKVFKAQPFDDEEASGPDSGNVGSWHTDGRTYLRVQTANGLLDLLDVQLEGKKRMPIADFLRGINAAVFAG, from the coding sequence ATGATCAACCCTGTTTCTCCTCTCCGTATTGTTTTCATGGGCACTCCCGAGTTTGCGGTACCCACGCTGGAATCGTTGCTAAGTTGGGATGAATGCCAAGTGGTAGCCGTCGTGACGGCCCCCGACAAGCCAGCGGGGCGCGGGCGCCAGTTGGCGGAGTCGGCGGTGAAGCAGGCGGCGGTGAAACACGGGCTGCCCGTATTGCAACCCACCAATTTGAAGTCACTGGAGTTTCAGGATGAACTACGCAGCTACGCAGCCGATTTGCAAGTGGTGGTGGCTTTCCGGATGCTGCCGGAGGCGGTATGGAACATGCCGCCCCGCGGCTCTATCAACATCCATGCTTCCTTGCTGCCGCAGTACCGTGGAGCAGCGCCTATCAACTGGGCACTCATCCACGGCGAAACCAAAACGGGCGTCACCTCTTTCTTCCTGCGTCACGAAATTGATACCGGCGACCTGATTTTTCAGGATGCGGTGCCTATCACGCCTGATGATGATTTCGGGACGCTATATGAGAAGCTGAAAACCACGGGAGCCGCGCTTGCATTGCGCACCGTGCAAGCCATTGCTACTGGCACTGCGCCCAGTTTGCCACAGATGGAAAGCGCCACCTTGCGTAGTGCCCCCAAAATTCAGAAGGAAACGGGCCGCCTCGATTTCACCCAGCCCGCTACTACCTTGGCCAACTTGGTCCGGGGCCTCTCTCCCATCCCAACCGCCTTCACGCAGCTTCCCGACAACCGCACCCTCAAAGTCTTCAAAGCCCAGCCCTTCGACGACGAGGAAGCCAGCGGCCCCGACTCTGGCAACGTTGGCTCCTGGCACACCGATGGCCGCACCTACTTGCGCGTGCAAACAGCCAACGGCTTGCTTGACTTACTGGATGTGCAGTTGGAAGGCAAGAAACGAATGCCAATAGCTGATTTTCTGCGTGGCATTAACGCCGCTGTGTTTGCTGGTTAG
- the porU2 gene encoding putative type IX secretion system sortase PorU2, producing the protein MMLVVGVLTARPVAAQTASLFGNEWIVPSQQYYKIKITKDALYRIDQQYLAQAGISGVNPQRIQLWRRGRELAIYGGGNQSTLDATTFFEFYGQRNDGKLDQAIYKGGAAAQPHDMYSLYTDTAAYFLTWSATTNGKRMVQPAVAPTVAPHPHRIQERMVLVNYAYSYVDDVSNVYQPWGEPGEGFLSAAFGATGRGESLTAVAGTDSLSSRSTTGPVPKVEILLLGGWVGQRSVDVSVVVPGSGSRRLLGTTIVSNYNKYVLRAPLQATDFNASGVVNLVFNITGTPAGSNNNKFRVGYIRYVYAQTSRWFAGRRHLEFFNDSTLAGPAYYALDTIPATVAGFDVQDPYSVQRIAGTSLGGQQRGYVFPDATNRPHKLLLADEALASTPRPAVRVRFRTLNPTASNFLIISHTALMRPVGNVANPVRAYAEYRHSAAGGRYDTVVVTSEQLYNQFHYGEKSVGAMRNYVRWELANSPPTQTNYLLLLGKGLIVGEYSRNRLPPATDLVPSTTRSGSDNFLSADWENNQYVARMPAGRVSAVTPQEVLQYLNKLKEHEALGAEPWRKNVVHLGGGESADEFALFESFVDKYKRLVEKPLFGGQVINTYRRRLSGGTNLPVNITLAPEVNTGASLITYFGHGSASTFDLNFGDPTEPAKGYTNAGKYPVFLINGCAVNAVDRNFRTLSENWVFAENKGAIGFMAGSDLGFTYDLDAFSTEFYKVAFNEPTWYGKPISVLQAEATRRMLLITNSRSTAIAHAMNNTWLGDPAVRFFAPERPDFITSNADVQIQPNGTGQVQASSPTFKLLVNVKNPGKITLDSLDIRITRTYPTTSTGTRTPDVIIRTVRQAWHDTTYTFVLNNTGNVFGDNRFEVALDYRNRVVETSETNNTGQINFNFLQGGVRTVWPLEFAIVPATNLRLVGQTNDPRGASRVYEMELDTVPTFNSTLKQTRTVTTTLVPDWRPILPTTAGQDSVVWYWRLRFQTPTGDESADWATSSFRVLPGSASGWSQSHHGQFKRDQLTGLKVAAPAGNWSFDDVREPIVLTTRGGGTGSNQTFNALSDGISTSTSPYVANCAPNQPNIMVAVFSGRTLRPVRNVAGGLYDSCGQGNLRFYHFAGNGADNINDPVRQTQLQTLLTNVRPGDYVALISMNKVNFSTFSTSLKAALTSLGAQRVNQLQDGDPYALLIQKGSNPRVMREVTVDPTSTVPRINQVVALNDTLLTRASSGNITSTRIGPAREWQTLHHTVRLSEPSDRYTLKLIGIDSTGVEQILNANVTSRSLALTTISARQYPYLQLALEMRDSLNRTAPQLEQWLVTYQGLPEGIVRRDLATPASAYEPATLAKQAAETGFVTVPVVFQNVSSIDFSGPMKARILLRDGNNVREALVDVPGGALRADSQVSFDAKVNVIGLVGSLSGNVVVNPSPRALPELYSFNNELLLDAFRVDNRNVPPTLDVTFDGQHILNGDIVSPTPIITVQLRDDDRLRRIQGKGNFDVLLTSPDQTTVRVDLTATNVSFAADSTKGTALLTLPMGQNTPLANGVYTLEVQGRDATGRAAGGEPYRITFEVVNESTISNVYPYPNPVTSKTKFVFTLTGTSPPRNMKIQVLTLTGRVVKEIMMAELGPLRIGNNITDYSWDGTDEFGDRLANGTYLYRVILDDPQDQFGRRATAGDKAFKKEWGKLVLLR; encoded by the coding sequence ATGATGCTAGTGGTTGGGGTGCTGACGGCAAGACCGGTGGCGGCTCAAACAGCGAGTTTGTTTGGCAACGAATGGATTGTGCCAAGTCAGCAATACTACAAGATAAAAATTACCAAAGACGCGCTTTACCGCATCGACCAGCAGTACCTCGCGCAGGCAGGCATTAGCGGCGTTAACCCGCAGCGTATTCAGTTATGGCGACGCGGACGGGAACTAGCTATTTACGGCGGTGGCAACCAAAGCACCCTCGACGCCACCACGTTCTTCGAGTTTTACGGCCAGCGCAACGATGGCAAACTCGACCAGGCTATCTATAAAGGAGGCGCAGCCGCGCAGCCCCACGATATGTATAGCCTCTACACTGATACAGCAGCTTACTTCCTTACATGGTCGGCGACTACCAACGGCAAAAGGATGGTACAGCCAGCAGTGGCTCCAACGGTAGCACCCCATCCGCACCGGATTCAGGAAAGAATGGTACTGGTCAACTATGCCTATTCTTATGTTGACGATGTCAGCAATGTATACCAGCCGTGGGGAGAGCCAGGAGAAGGATTCCTGTCTGCTGCATTCGGTGCAACCGGACGAGGAGAGTCGTTGACTGCTGTTGCTGGAACCGATTCACTCTCTAGCCGCAGTACTACGGGGCCAGTTCCCAAGGTGGAAATCCTTCTGCTAGGCGGGTGGGTTGGGCAGCGTTCAGTGGATGTGTCCGTTGTTGTTCCGGGAAGCGGTAGCAGACGTTTGCTTGGAACAACTATCGTAAGCAATTACAACAAATATGTCTTGCGCGCACCGCTGCAAGCCACAGACTTCAATGCTAGTGGAGTTGTGAACCTGGTGTTTAATATCACGGGTACTCCGGCAGGAAGCAACAACAATAAGTTTCGGGTAGGATATATCCGTTATGTATATGCCCAAACCAGTCGTTGGTTCGCTGGAAGGCGTCACCTAGAATTTTTCAACGATTCCACTTTAGCTGGGCCGGCTTATTATGCCTTGGATACAATTCCGGCTACGGTTGCGGGCTTTGATGTACAGGATCCTTACTCGGTACAGCGGATTGCTGGCACCAGTTTGGGTGGGCAGCAGCGTGGCTATGTGTTTCCAGACGCAACAAACCGTCCCCATAAGCTGCTCCTAGCCGATGAAGCCCTGGCCTCGACGCCTCGACCAGCTGTTCGGGTACGTTTTCGTACGTTGAATCCAACAGCTTCCAATTTCTTGATAATTAGCCACACCGCCTTGATGCGTCCTGTAGGCAATGTCGCAAACCCAGTTCGAGCGTATGCAGAGTATCGGCATTCAGCAGCGGGTGGGCGTTATGATACGGTAGTCGTAACCTCCGAGCAACTGTACAACCAGTTTCACTACGGTGAAAAGTCAGTGGGAGCCATGCGCAACTATGTGCGTTGGGAGCTGGCGAATTCTCCTCCTACCCAAACCAACTATTTGCTGTTGTTAGGTAAAGGGTTGATTGTAGGAGAATATAGCCGTAATAGGCTGCCTCCAGCCACCGACTTGGTGCCTTCAACCACCCGTAGCGGCTCAGACAATTTCCTCTCGGCAGACTGGGAGAACAACCAATATGTGGCACGCATGCCAGCCGGGCGCGTATCTGCTGTAACGCCTCAAGAAGTACTTCAGTACCTCAACAAACTCAAGGAACACGAAGCGTTGGGTGCCGAGCCTTGGCGAAAGAACGTTGTCCATCTAGGCGGAGGCGAATCCGCAGACGAGTTTGCGTTGTTTGAGAGTTTTGTAGACAAATACAAGCGGCTGGTTGAAAAGCCATTGTTTGGGGGCCAGGTAATTAACACATACCGGCGGCGTCTCTCTGGTGGTACCAACCTTCCGGTGAATATTACGCTTGCGCCAGAAGTGAATACGGGTGCATCGCTCATCACCTATTTCGGTCATGGCTCGGCGTCTACTTTCGACCTCAACTTCGGAGATCCTACCGAGCCGGCTAAAGGCTACACTAATGCAGGTAAATACCCTGTGTTTCTGATCAATGGTTGTGCCGTCAACGCTGTTGATAGAAATTTCAGGACTCTGTCAGAAAACTGGGTTTTTGCGGAAAACAAGGGAGCTATAGGGTTTATGGCTGGTTCTGATCTGGGCTTCACGTATGACCTAGATGCGTTTTCCACTGAGTTCTACAAAGTAGCATTCAACGAGCCTACCTGGTATGGCAAGCCTATTTCGGTGTTACAGGCTGAAGCCACCCGGCGCATGCTACTAATCACCAATAGTAGATCTACAGCCATAGCACACGCCATGAACAATACGTGGCTGGGAGACCCGGCCGTCCGTTTCTTCGCGCCCGAACGACCCGACTTCATTACCAGCAACGCTGATGTACAAATCCAGCCCAATGGAACCGGGCAGGTGCAGGCTTCTTCGCCCACTTTCAAACTGCTCGTCAACGTCAAAAATCCTGGCAAAATCACCCTCGACTCCCTCGACATTCGCATCACGCGAACCTACCCAACAACCAGCACGGGTACGCGCACCCCAGATGTCATTATTCGTACCGTACGCCAGGCCTGGCATGACACTACCTACACGTTTGTGCTCAACAATACCGGCAACGTGTTCGGCGACAACCGCTTCGAAGTGGCACTCGATTACCGTAACCGAGTGGTGGAGACAAGTGAGACCAACAACACAGGCCAGATCAACTTCAACTTTTTGCAAGGAGGGGTAAGAACGGTATGGCCGCTAGAGTTTGCCATCGTGCCCGCCACTAACCTGCGGCTAGTAGGGCAGACAAACGATCCACGAGGTGCATCGCGCGTCTACGAAATGGAATTGGACACGGTGCCTACTTTCAATAGCACACTAAAGCAAACCCGTACCGTTACAACGACCCTTGTGCCAGACTGGCGGCCTATTTTGCCAACTACTGCGGGCCAGGATAGTGTGGTGTGGTATTGGCGGTTGCGCTTCCAAACACCCACCGGCGACGAAAGCGCCGACTGGGCAACCAGTTCTTTCCGCGTATTGCCAGGCAGTGCCAGTGGTTGGTCTCAGAGTCATCACGGCCAGTTCAAGCGCGACCAACTGACGGGATTGAAAGTAGCTGCTCCTGCCGGGAATTGGAGCTTTGATGATGTTCGGGAACCTATTGTCCTAACCACCCGCGGAGGAGGAACGGGTAGCAACCAAACTTTCAACGCTTTGTCAGACGGGATTAGCACCTCCACTTCGCCTTACGTAGCGAACTGCGCACCAAACCAGCCTAACATTATGGTAGCGGTATTTAGTGGCCGAACCCTACGCCCGGTGCGTAATGTGGCAGGCGGACTATACGATTCCTGTGGTCAAGGCAACTTACGCTTCTATCATTTCGCTGGCAACGGTGCCGATAATATCAACGATCCAGTTCGGCAGACGCAATTACAAACCTTGCTCACCAATGTGCGCCCTGGCGACTATGTGGCGTTGATTTCGATGAACAAGGTGAATTTTTCTACGTTCTCCACTTCTCTGAAAGCTGCACTGACTTCATTGGGAGCACAGCGTGTCAATCAGTTGCAGGATGGCGACCCTTACGCACTGCTCATACAGAAGGGCTCCAACCCGCGGGTGATGCGTGAAGTAACAGTCGACCCGACCAGTACGGTGCCCCGCATCAACCAAGTAGTAGCCCTCAATGACACGCTCTTAACCAGAGCCAGCAGCGGCAATATCACGTCAACCCGTATCGGTCCAGCGCGGGAGTGGCAGACCCTGCATCATACCGTGCGCCTCTCAGAACCGTCAGACCGTTATACGCTGAAGCTGATTGGGATTGATAGTACGGGTGTTGAACAGATACTTAATGCCAACGTTACTAGCCGGAGCTTAGCACTAACCACTATTTCGGCCCGGCAGTACCCGTACCTCCAGCTAGCACTAGAGATGCGCGATTCGCTGAACCGTACGGCGCCGCAACTAGAACAATGGCTTGTCACGTACCAGGGGCTCCCTGAGGGCATTGTGCGGCGAGATTTAGCTACTCCAGCATCGGCCTATGAGCCTGCTACTTTAGCGAAACAAGCTGCTGAAACAGGCTTCGTTACGGTGCCAGTAGTCTTCCAAAACGTATCATCCATAGATTTCAGTGGCCCTATGAAGGCTCGGATCTTGCTGCGTGATGGTAATAATGTTCGGGAGGCCTTAGTAGATGTGCCCGGTGGTGCTTTGCGTGCCGACAGCCAGGTGAGCTTCGACGCTAAAGTGAACGTGATAGGTTTAGTAGGATCGTTGAGTGGCAATGTGGTTGTGAACCCGAGCCCGCGCGCGCTACCTGAGCTATACTCTTTCAACAATGAATTGCTGCTAGATGCCTTCCGGGTTGATAACCGCAACGTGCCGCCCACACTGGATGTAACGTTCGACGGGCAACACATCCTCAACGGCGACATCGTATCTCCAACGCCCATTATTACAGTGCAGTTGCGCGATGATGATCGACTGCGCCGAATTCAGGGCAAAGGCAACTTCGACGTTCTGCTGACTTCTCCTGACCAAACTACCGTTCGGGTGGATCTGACCGCAACCAATGTAAGTTTTGCAGCAGATTCCACGAAGGGAACAGCGCTGCTGACCTTGCCAATGGGCCAAAATACACCGCTTGCGAATGGCGTATACACGCTGGAAGTACAGGGGCGAGATGCTACTGGGCGGGCGGCCGGTGGTGAGCCCTACCGCATCACGTTCGAGGTAGTCAATGAATCCACGATCAGCAATGTGTATCCCTACCCGAACCCTGTTACCAGCAAAACCAAGTTTGTGTTCACGCTGACTGGTACCTCGCCGCCGCGCAACATGAAAATTCAGGTGTTGACGCTTACAGGACGCGTGGTGAAAGAGATTATGATGGCCGAACTCGGTCCGCTGCGCATCGGTAACAACATCACCGATTATTCTTGGGATGGTACCGATGAATTTGGAGACCGGCTCGCCAATGGCACTTACCTCTACCGTGTCATCTTAGATGATCCGCAGGACCAATTCGGGCGGCGCGCTACTGCTGGCGATAAAGCCTTCAAGAAAGAGTGGGGCAAGCTGGTTTTGTTGCGGTAG
- a CDS encoding exo-beta-N-acetylmuramidase NamZ family protein: MPLPNFTFLLSVPLLLSDCSKAPAATAVPPTAVVSSAPQIITDAPPAPATLRVGAEQFERYIPQLKGKRVGLVINQTARVGQAFLVDTLLALGAPVKVIFGPEHGFRGEAADGALIKNDKDNRSGLPVRSLYGATKKPTPAMLADVDVLIFDIQDVGTRFYTYISTMHYVMEAAAEQNKEVIVLDRPNPNGWYVDGPVMEPAHKSFVGMHPIPVVHGLTVGELAQMINGEKWLAGGKQCRLTVVPVAGYTHSTRYPVPVAPSPNLPNPHSVVLYPTVCLFEGTDVSVGRGTGTPFEVIGSPTQPTSRPFSFTPKPNAGSPTPPQNGKTCYGLNLKSVDSLGFSLKYLLDFYQQSSAKDKFFTKYFEQLSGTSSLRQQVVAGKSEAEIRQSWEPALGQYKVMRKKYLLYPDFK, encoded by the coding sequence ATGCCCCTACCCAACTTCACCTTCTTGCTGAGTGTGCCCCTGCTGCTGTCGGACTGCTCGAAAGCGCCAGCTGCCACCGCGGTTCCACCCACAGCCGTTGTCTCTTCGGCCCCACAAATAATAACGGACGCCCCGCCTGCACCTGCCACCTTGCGCGTTGGTGCTGAGCAGTTTGAGCGTTACATTCCCCAGCTCAAAGGCAAGCGGGTAGGCTTGGTAATCAACCAAACGGCGCGCGTAGGGCAGGCTTTTTTGGTGGATACGCTACTGGCACTCGGGGCCCCCGTGAAGGTGATTTTTGGGCCCGAACATGGCTTTCGGGGCGAAGCAGCGGATGGTGCTCTAATTAAAAATGATAAAGACAATCGTAGCGGCTTGCCCGTGCGCTCCTTATACGGCGCCACTAAAAAGCCTACCCCTGCCATGTTGGCGGACGTGGATGTGCTGATTTTCGATATTCAAGATGTGGGCACGCGCTTCTACACCTACATCAGCACGATGCACTACGTGATGGAAGCGGCCGCCGAGCAAAACAAGGAAGTCATAGTGCTTGACCGGCCTAACCCCAATGGCTGGTACGTAGACGGACCCGTGATGGAACCCGCCCACAAGTCATTTGTGGGTATGCACCCCATTCCGGTGGTGCACGGCCTGACGGTTGGGGAGCTGGCGCAAATGATCAACGGCGAGAAATGGCTGGCCGGCGGCAAGCAATGTCGCCTGACTGTGGTACCCGTAGCTGGCTATACGCACAGCACCCGCTACCCAGTGCCCGTTGCGCCGTCGCCCAACCTCCCAAATCCGCATTCTGTGGTGCTGTATCCCACTGTGTGCTTGTTTGAGGGCACTGATGTGAGCGTGGGCCGGGGTACTGGCACGCCGTTCGAGGTAATTGGGTCCCCTACGCAGCCTACTAGCCGCCCGTTCAGCTTCACGCCCAAGCCCAATGCTGGCTCGCCTACGCCGCCTCAGAACGGCAAGACCTGTTACGGCCTTAATCTGAAGTCTGTTGACAGCCTGGGGTTCTCGTTGAAATACCTCCTAGACTTCTATCAGCAAAGCAGCGCTAAAGACAAGTTCTTCACCAAGTACTTCGAGCAGCTGAGCGGTACCTCCAGCCTACGTCAGCAAGTTGTAGCCGGCAAGTCGGAAGCGGAGATTCGGCAGTCGTGGGAGCCGGCTCTGGGGCAGTACAAGGTGATGCGGAAGAAGTATCTGCTGTATCCGGATTTCAAGTAA
- a CDS encoding peptidoglycan DD-metalloendopeptidase family protein, translating to MLAELLERHQHEFHAILPVDLNAPDVARLDFTANNPLVRNADLRDTAAFEALVAQLLAEQEAHIGVGGYLENRVIYRRSPGLFGDPAVPARSLHMGVDVWLRAGTPVMAPLDALVHSVQDNDNFGDYGPTVILEHELESETFYTLYGHLTRRETALLRPGMVIEKGTIFTEVGPAPENGDWPPHLHFQVIADMLGLTGDFPGVVLPAEQEKWAALCPNPNLILQSRCL from the coding sequence ATGCTCGCCGAACTTCTGGAGCGCCACCAACACGAGTTTCACGCTATCTTACCCGTCGACCTGAACGCCCCCGACGTAGCTCGACTCGATTTCACCGCCAACAACCCACTAGTCCGCAATGCCGATCTGCGTGATACAGCAGCCTTTGAGGCTTTGGTAGCGCAGCTTCTAGCCGAGCAAGAGGCCCATATTGGCGTAGGCGGCTACCTAGAAAACCGCGTTATCTACCGCCGTAGCCCCGGTTTGTTCGGCGACCCGGCCGTACCAGCCCGCTCCCTCCACATGGGCGTAGATGTATGGCTGCGCGCTGGCACGCCCGTTATGGCCCCGCTCGATGCCCTTGTGCATAGTGTACAGGACAACGATAATTTCGGCGACTATGGTCCCACCGTCATTTTAGAGCACGAATTAGAAAGCGAAACCTTTTACACGCTCTACGGCCACCTCACTCGTCGCGAAACTGCTCTGCTACGTCCCGGTATGGTCATCGAGAAGGGCACGATCTTCACGGAAGTAGGGCCCGCTCCCGAAAACGGCGACTGGCCGCCCCACCTGCATTTCCAGGTTATTGCCGATATGCTAGGCCTCACCGGCGACTTCCCCGGCGTCGTGTTGCCCGCTGAGCAAGAGAAGTGGGCCGCACTCTGCCCTAACCCAAATTTGATTCTGCAAAGCCGCTGCCTATAA